In [Phormidium] sp. ETS-05, the genomic window TGTATAAGCAGTATCAGCTAACAGCTTACTGGTATCTACTGTAATTTCACAATTTACCTCATTCCCTTCAAACTTCGCCGGTTGAAAAGATATCCAAGCATGGTCATAAGGCGTATGTGGCGGGTCAGAAGGATGGGGAGCTACCGAAAATTGTCCCGCCAATAACGTCTCTGGGATGGGATTGGTCAAAGTAATAGTTTGACTGACTTTTTCCTGCCATTTGGTCGCCGTGAATTGTAAACTATTGTGACTAATTATCAGTTTCGGCAACCTCTCCACATCAATCGGCTCTAGTGCCTTTAAAGCCGCCGCCGCACTGGGGTATCTTTCCGCGACTTTGGGAGCCGTAATTTTGGCTAGCCAGTTAATCCATCCCCGCTTCAACGGCGGGACTAGATGCTGAAAATGAATTTGATAATCTGCATCTATCAAATTGCCGATATCTGCCGATTTCGTCCCCGTGAGCAAACATATCAAAGTTGCACCTAAACCGTAGAGGTCGGAAGCAGTAGTTAACTGGCGGTTAAATAGCTGTTCGGGAGGCATAAATCCCATTGTGCCTTTCACCACACTGCTGGCGGCGATTTCTCCCCCTCCCATCCGGGCAAATCCAAAATCCACTAAATAGACTTTTAGCTGCTCATCCACTAGGATATTTTCCGGTTTGATATCCCGATGGATAATCGGGGGATGCTGAGATTGAAGATATGTTAAGATTTCTAAGGTAGCAATGGCTATATGTTTGATTTCTTGGGGTGTCCAATTGCGAGGAGTAGCCAGGGATTCCCCAGAAATATATTGTTGCACCATGCAGAAGCCGTCAGGGGTTTGGAAAGCATCCAGGTAGTGGGGAATACCGGGATGTTCCAGGCGGCGAAGCATGGTAATTTCTTGTTGATAGGCTTCATATTCCCCCCAACTGCTCCCGCTGGTGGCGAATTGGAATTGTTTGATAACCACGGGGTAGCCTTGGGAGTTGGTGGCGAGGTAGGTGGTACGTCCACCGAGGCGGTTTTGTCCCAGTTCTGTTCTGAGTTGATAGCCGTGTTTTGTGAAGTTGGGGAGGTTTTCTGACATGGTGAGATGCTCCGATAATGGTGTGTAGCCGATGGGGTTGTTAATCATCATTATATATGGTAGGGATTTACGTACTGATGGCAGTTGTTTGAGATGTCATCGATTTATCATCGACTTTGGCGTTACCAGGGGTTTCTGCGGAGAAGCTCCGTTTAGATACGAGACTATTTGATAGAAACCCGGTTTCTAACCCCTGGCAGCCTAAATTTGATGGCCATGAGCAATTCTATGCCTAAGTACATAATGACAAGAAATAAACTAGCTTGAGGGATGCGGTAGCCCATGATATTATAGAGGGTGATGTCGGTGCGACGGTCAATTAAGCCGGAAATTATGCCGGTTTCGCCTACGGGTAAACTGGTTTGAATGCGACCATATGGGTCGATTATTTGCGAGATACCGGAGCTGGTGGGTCGGACTATCCAGCGGCGATGTTCTATGGCTCTGGCGGGTGCCATTGCTGAGTGTTGCAGGTGCTGTAATGGTGTCCACCACATGGCATCGTAGGTGGGAATGGCTAAGATTTCGGCGCCGTTTTTGACCAGGTTTCTTAATACGTGGGAGAAGTCCATATCATAACATATGGCGATGCCGATTTTGCCAATTGCTGTGGAAAATACAGGGAATTTTTTGCCGGGGATGCCGTCATCAAAGTATTGGACGGGATTGTTTTTGTAGTAGCTGCCTATTTTTTGGCCGTTGGGGGCGAGGAGGAGGGCGGTGTTGTAGAATTTATCGGGATGTTGTGGTACTTTTTCTTTGGCGCTGACGATGAGGTGGGTGTTGAGTTTGGCGGCTAATTCTGATAATTTTTTAAAGGTTTCGGTGTCTTCATCGATGAATTCAAATAGGGAATATTCTGGCCAGACGATGAGCTGGGGTTGGTTAGGGATTTGCTGGGATAGTTGGGTGTTTTCGACTAAACTGCTGGTTTCGGTTTGGATGGCACCGACGGGGATTTTGCCGGGAGTGAGGTGCTGTAGCTGCATGGCTCCCCAGAGGTATAATGTCATTAGGCAAGCGAGACTGATGAGGGCGGGTTGCCCGGTTTGGGATGGGGTTTTTTGCTGGTTTTTTAATATTAGCCAACACAAACTGCTGTTAATGATGAGGATGAGGGCGGAAATGCCGTAAACTCCGATTAATGATGCTGTTTGTAATAGGGGCAGGTTGGCGGTTTGGGAAAATCCGGGGGTTAACCAGGCGAATTTGAGCAGCCACAGTTCTGAGCGAAAGTATTCTATACCTACCCAGAAACAGGGGGCGGCGATGAGGGCGGCGGCGGTGCCCCAGCGTTTTTTTGCTAAGTATATTGTCCAGGTAAATAGGGCGGGAAATAGGGCGAGTACGGCCCAGAGGAGCAGGCAAAACCAGGGGAAGATTTGCCACAACCAGCGGAGGGTGAAGGTGTAAAATATGCTGCCGAAGATGAGGCCGATCGCCCGGGCTTCGAGGGAGTTTTTGGCGGTGAGGGTGGCGAGGAGCAGGGGGACAAAGGCGATGAATGCTAGGGGCCAGCAATTGTAGGGGGGAAAGCAGGCGGCGAAGAGGACCGCACTCACCAGAGGCGCGATCGCCCATCGTGCTTTATCCCAGAGTTGGGGGATAGAAGGGTGGCTGAGCATATTAGGGACCCCTTAATGTGCGAGATGTGAGTTAGAGGCGGCGGTTCGCCCCTCCGTCATATTGTCCCCAAGGGTGCTTTGACTTGCCAAGTGAGAACTTTTAGTTTTCATCGACTTTAGGGGTGAGGGGCGTTTATGATAGGGGCAGAGTATTTGCCCTTGCCCCAGCTATGCCGAGATCCTTAAAGATTCGTCTAGACTGCATTCCCCTGGTGAAATCGTCGCTGCTGCGCAATGGCTTTCCTAGCCAGAAAATCCTGGCTGAGGACCTGGGGATATCCCAATCCACGGTGAGCAATTTTTTAAATGGTCGCCCGGTGGATTATGTGAATTTTCAGGAAATTTGCCGAGTCCTGGCTCAGGAGTGGCGTCAAATTGCCGATTTGAATGGGGGAGAGCCAAAAGAAGAGCTACCACCATCTGGGGGAAATGTGCCGGTCCGAGTGGCGATCGCCTCTGGGAGCCACCCCATCACCCTCGTAGAAGAGCTACATCGGGCATTGCAGGCGGCGGGCCATGAAGTATTTTTACCCGAAAACAACGGCAAACCAACCACCTACCTAAGCAAATCCGATTATTTGCTGCTGCTGCTCTCAGCCGAGGGGGCCATCAGCGAACTAATCTTAGACCTGGTGCGTCTGGCAAAACAACTGCACCAAATTACCTCTCAAAAGCCAGCGATTTTACCGATTTGCGTTGATGGATCGGGTATGGGGCTAGCGATGCCATTTGATTTGCAGTGGCTATTGGAGGGAGTGCAGCCGTGGCGGTGGCGATCGGCCACCGATACCCCAGTCATCATCTCCGAGTTACTAGGTTTATTTGCCGAAGGAGGGGCCGCATTGGCCAGCCAACATCACCTAGCTCTGCGGTGGGAAGATATGCCGAAAATGATGGATTTAGTGCCAGTGCCAATGGCGCCGCCGGAATTACCCGAAGGGCAAGTAGAAGTAGATTCAGAATTTTATATCTACCGCCCCCCCATTGAGGAGCGCTGCTGGGAGGCGATCGGCCAACCAGGAGCCCTCATCCGCATCAAAGCGCCCCGCCAGATGGGCAAAACCTCCCTCATGGCGCGCATCCTGTCCCAAGCCGAACGCCAGGGGTCCCGCTCCGTCGCCCTCAGTTTCCAACTCGCCAACCAGCGCGTATTTGCCAACTCCGATCGGTTTTTGCAGTGGTTTTGCGCCAGCATCAGCCTAGAACTGGGCCTATTAGACCAAGAAAAACTAGCAAAATACGCCCAACTCGCCCAAATGATCGGCAGCAACCAAAGCTGCAGAGCCTATTTTGAACAATACTTACTCCCAGAAATCCGCCAACCCCTCACCCTTGGC contains:
- a CDS encoding nitrilase-related carbon-nitrogen hydrolase; the protein is MLSHPSIPQLWDKARWAIAPLVSAVLFAACFPPYNCWPLAFIAFVPLLLATLTAKNSLEARAIGLIFGSIFYTFTLRWLWQIFPWFCLLLWAVLALFPALFTWTIYLAKKRWGTAAALIAAPCFWVGIEYFRSELWLLKFAWLTPGFSQTANLPLLQTASLIGVYGISALILIINSSLCWLILKNQQKTPSQTGQPALISLACLMTLYLWGAMQLQHLTPGKIPVGAIQTETSSLVENTQLSQQIPNQPQLIVWPEYSLFEFIDEDTETFKKLSELAAKLNTHLIVSAKEKVPQHPDKFYNTALLLAPNGQKIGSYYKNNPVQYFDDGIPGKKFPVFSTAIGKIGIAICYDMDFSHVLRNLVKNGAEILAIPTYDAMWWTPLQHLQHSAMAPARAIEHRRWIVRPTSSGISQIIDPYGRIQTSLPVGETGIISGLIDRRTDITLYNIMGYRIPQASLFLVIMYLGIELLMAIKFRLPGVRNRVSIK
- a CDS encoding serine/threonine-protein kinase translates to MMINNPIGYTPLSEHLTMSENLPNFTKHGYQLRTELGQNRLGGRTTYLATNSQGYPVVIKQFQFATSGSSWGEYEAYQQEITMLRRLEHPGIPHYLDAFQTPDGFCMVQQYISGESLATPRNWTPQEIKHIAIATLEILTYLQSQHPPIIHRDIKPENILVDEQLKVYLVDFGFARMGGGEIAASSVVKGTMGFMPPEQLFNRQLTTASDLYGLGATLICLLTGTKSADIGNLIDADYQIHFQHLVPPLKRGWINWLAKITAPKVAERYPSAAAALKALEPIDVERLPKLIISHNSLQFTATKWQEKVSQTITLTNPIPETLLAGQFSVAPHPSDPPHTPYDHAWISFQPAKFEGNEVNCEITVDTSKLLADTAYTREVWVQSNADAEPEVIPVTVQTAPLPQPISLGGWVGLVVVLVVSGFAGWGLADWPWLLVLVIPVLAIADRMAGAGFLGIEADVLKAFMGTSIGQTFLVLSLLLAFPMHPISVIVSLIVCLFGARLGWEIEEKKESLRIIILFILFLFFLILGFDVFQDYYFGWIGVIILISGIVVIPALWVGQVYRHLKGDLKIQYPKSSQNSSSFLLLTGMLGVGIGAEVVTLSEFVGKLATYDGAIGFDGNIIAAALVTGLGIIPVLLPGIILAICLSSKLKLKGYMTKYAQNKLPIIKP
- a CDS encoding AAA-like domain-containing protein; protein product: MPRSLKIRLDCIPLVKSSLLRNGFPSQKILAEDLGISQSTVSNFLNGRPVDYVNFQEICRVLAQEWRQIADLNGGEPKEELPPSGGNVPVRVAIASGSHPITLVEELHRALQAAGHEVFLPENNGKPTTYLSKSDYLLLLLSAEGAISELILDLVRLAKQLHQITSQKPAILPICVDGSGMGLAMPFDLQWLLEGVQPWRWRSATDTPVIISELLGLFAEGGAALASQHHLALRWEDMPKMMDLVPVPMAPPELPEGQVEVDSEFYIYRPPIEERCWEAIGQPGALIRIKAPRQMGKTSLMARILSQAERQGSRSVALSFQLANQRVFANSDRFLQWFCASISLELGLLDQEKLAKYAQLAQMIGSNQSCRAYFEQYLLPEIRQPLTLGLDEVDRVFESPEIADDFFGLLRSLHEEAKRRDIWKNLRLVVVHSTEVYIPLDVNKSPFNVGLPIELPEFNPNQVQELAWRHGLSWQNRETEKLMSLVGGHPYLVRLGMYHIARGDVTLDDLLTEGATEAGLYADHLRRHLWNLEQHRELLDAMALVVATPLPVRLPSALAFKLNSMGLVKVEGNDCAPRCLLYRQYFRDRLSPR